A section of the Oncorhynchus gorbuscha isolate QuinsamMale2020 ecotype Even-year linkage group LG04, OgorEven_v1.0, whole genome shotgun sequence genome encodes:
- the LOC124034314 gene encoding ubiquitin-conjugating enzyme E2 D4, producing the protein MALKRIQKELTDLQRDPPAQCSAGPVGDDLFHWQATIMGPNDSPYQGGVFFLTIHFPTDYPFKPPKVAFTTKIYHPNINSNGSICLDILRSQWSPALTVSKVLLSICSLLCDPNPDDPLVPEIAHTYKADREKYNRLAREWTQKYAM; encoded by the exons ATGGCGTTGAAAAGAATTCAAAAG GAACTGACAGATTTGCAGAGGGATCCGCCTGCACAGTGCTCAGCGGGACCAGTTGGAGATGATT TGTTTCACTGGCAGGCGACAATAATGGGTCCG AATGACAGTCCTTATCAGGGAGGGGTGTTCTTTTTGACTATACACTTCCCTACAGATTACCCCTTCAAACCACCaaag GTTGCGTTCACAACAAAGATCTACCACCCCAATATCAATAGTAATGGAAGCATTTGTCTGGATATATTGAGATCTCAATGGTCGCCTGCACTCACTGTATCAAAAG TTCTCTTGTCAATCTGCTCTCTGCTTTGCGATCCGAACCCAGATGACCCTCTTGTACCAGAGATTGCACACACCTACAAAGCTGACAGGGAAAA GTACAACAGACTAGCAAGAGAATGGACACAGAAGTATGCAATGTGA